GGTTATCGAAGAGGCTCCTCTCCAGCGGGATGAGGAAGGCAAGATCCAGATAATTGATCGAGGATTCCATCCACGCCTCCACGTTCTCAGGATGTCTATCACCTTGGTCGCCGCTTGGCGTGATCCGGCACACACTCCACTGCTGGAGAAATTTCTGCGGCATCCAGCCTGCCAATATTCAATTTCACAGGACAGTGATGGTCGTGAGAAAATTAGCCGGCTCTTTTCAATTCGGGAGCAGATTAAAGAGGTTCTACGTGACCGGGAAGTGGTCGTTGGAAAAGACGTCGTCACTTTCGAGGAAGTGCCCTTGAAAGACCTTCCTCCTAAAAATCCGGAGCGCTGAGCTGCCACTTCAGCGGACAAGGAACTAGCTCATCCCGCTGCAGGCTCGCGGTGAGGGAAGAATTCGCGGCGGACGCGCTCGTTCTCCCGGTCGAGTTGTTCGCCGGTGGCCCCGAAGCCACGGAGGATGTTCTCGGTCATGGAAAGGGCAACTTCCCCTTCTCCGGAGAAAACCTCGTCGGCACCGGCTTCCAAGAGCTGGTCGGCTTCCTGCAGGTAGGCGGTGCGGGCGAGGACGCGGATCGAGGGATTCAAGCGGCGGGCTTCCTGAATGACCTCGGAGCCCATCGAGACACTGGAGGCGCTCAGGATGAGAATGTCTGCATTTCCGACACCGGCGGTTTTCAGGGTCTCCGGATGGCTGGCGTCGCCATAGAACGCTTGTTCGCCTTCGGCTTTGAGGGTTTGGACCGTATCGACATTCATTTCGACGATGACGGGCACAAAGCCGTTGTCCTTCAGGAGACGTGCGAGGGTGCGACCGACCGGTCCATAGCCAATGACCACTGCTCGACGGGTAAGTCCGTGGGGGTCGCCCGATGGGCTTCCTTCCTCTGAAACTTCGACCCGGTTGAGGAGCTTCCATAGTTTCGGGCGCGCGGCGACCCAGCGCTCGATCGGGCCGACCGCACGGTAGAAGAGCGGGGAGAGCGTGATGGAGAGAATCGCGGTCGCAACAAGGGCATTGAAGGCCTCGGCACTGACCACCCCGTATTGCGCTCCGATGGTAGCGACGATGAAGGAGAACTCACCGATCTGCGAGAGGACAGCCCCGACGGAGAGCGCGGTCCGGAGCGGGTAGCGCAGGAGAATCGTAATGAAGATCGCAGCCAAGGGCTTGCCAATGATGACGATTCCCAGCGTCGCCGCTGCCAGCCATGGAGTTTCCAGCAGACTCCGGAAATCAAAGAGCATCCCCACCGAGACAAAGAACAGCACCGCAAAGGCATCCTTCATCGGCAGCGCGTCGATCGCCGCGCGATTGCTGAACTCAGAGCGACCCACGACCATGCCGGCGAGGAAAGCTCCGAGCTCCATCGAGACTCCGAAGAGCTTGGCAGACCCGACCGCGATGCCCAATGCGAGTACCAGGATGGTGAGCGTGAAGAGTTCGCGGGAGCCGGTGCGTGCAATACGCGTGAGCAGCCGGGGAATTGCCCAGCCACCGAAGAGGAAGGTGAAAGCGACCAGCGCGCCGATTTTCAGGGTAGTCCACAGCAATGCCATGGCGATCCCGGCTCCGCCGGAACTCGACTCCCCTCCCCCGAAAATCGCAGGAAGGAGGACCAGGACGAAGACGGTGAAAATATCCTCCACCACCAGCCAGCCGATGGCGATGTGCCCGGTGGGGGTGTGGAGGTGATTATTATCCACGAGAATTCGGGTGAGCACGACGGTACTTGCCACCGCGATGGCCATGCCGAAGACCGCGCCCTGCGTCCAACTCCATCCAAAGGCCCGCATGAGCAGCATGCTCAACAAGGTGGCGACGGCGCTCTGAACGATGGCCCCGGGGACCGCGATCCGTTTCACGGCGAGCAGTTCTTTGAAATGGAAATGCAGGCCGACGCCGAACATCAGGAGGATCACCCCGATATGAGCCATTTGCTCCGCGAGATGGCGATCTGCCACAAATCCGGGAGTGTGCGGGCTGACCACAATCCCCGCGAGCAGATAGCCCACGATCGGGGATAAACCCATCCGATGCGACAGATAACCAAGGAATAGCGCCGCACCAAGGCCGCCGGTGAAAGTGAGGATTAGGTCGAGATCGTGCATGCCGGGATGGGAAAAAGCCGCGCAAACCTACGCACCGAGTCCGCCTTGTCTGTGACTTTTTGCCACGGCGACCCCATGTCAGGGATTCCACTACAACCTAGGATCGGCGGGTGAAGCTTGTGAAACCGGCGTCGCAGGTTAGGAGATGGTTATGGCTTCAGGTGATTCTCCCTTGGTGGTCGTGACCCACATTTACCCCTTCCAGCGGGAGACGGTCTTCAATGCATGGCTGGATCCGGGAAAGGTCGGGAAATGGATGTTCGGGCCGCCACTCCGGGAGGAGACGATCGTGCGGATGGGCTTGGAAGCCCGGGTTGGCGGGCATTTCTCGTTCGTGGTAAACCGCGAGGGAAAAGACTTCGATCACGTGGGGGAGTATCTGGAGATCGAGTCCCCACAGCTGCTGGCTTTCACCTGGGGGATCAAAGGAATGTCGGAGGATCCCGAGAGCCGCGTAAGGGTCGAGATCGTGCCGACCACCGGGGGCTGCGAGCTGAGCCTGCAGCATCAGATCCCTGCCGAATGGGCGGAGTTCGTGAACCGGACCAAGGAGGGTTGGACGAAGATGCTGGCATCCCTTGAGAAGACTTTGGCGCGGGAGGGCAAAGCTTGATCGAGCGACTGGTCATTCGCGGCCTCCGCGAGAGCGACGCCATCCCGCCAATCACCAAGCTATTGCACGAGGCCTATGCGCCACTGGCGGCGATGGGCCTGCGGTATACGGCGACGTATCAGGACGACGAGGTGACCCTGCGGCGCTTGACGCGCGGCGTGGCATTCGTGGGTGAACTGGACGAGCAGATTGTGGCGACGGTGACACTCTATCCGGATGGCGTCGAGGATGGTCCCTGCGAGTGGTATCGGCGGATGGGGGTGCACTACTTCGGACAATTCGCGGTGAAGCCGGACTTGCAGAGGCAGGGACTTGGCAGGCGCTTCGTCCAGCTCATGGAGGTAGAAGCGGCAAAGCGCGGGGCCGAGGAGTTGGCCTTGGATACGGCCGAACCAGCCCATCATCTGCGGGAATGGTATGAACGGCTGGGCTACCGGGAGGTGGAGCTGGTACAGTGGGGCAGCACCAACTACCGCAGCGTGATTCTTTCCAAATCCCTCGCACCATGCCCGTGACCATCAGACCGGCCGTGCCCGCCGACCTCACCGACTGTGCCTTGTTCTTCACCGAGGTCTTCAATGCGCCGCCATGGGACGAGCAGTGGACGAAGGAGAGCTCCTGGCAGCGGCTATCGGACTGCATGCACACGCCGAACTTCCTCGGCCTGATTGCCGAGGATGGCGCGGAGATCGTAGCGATGGCCTTCGGCTACTCGCAGCGCTACCAAGAAGAGCTCCACTACAATCTGCTGGAGTTCTGCGTAGCGAACGAAAGACAGGGCGAAGGGATCGGCAGCGAATTGCTCGCAGAGCTTCACTCCCGCTTGCTAGAGGCCGGCGTGGCGCGGGTCTGCACCTTGACCGCCCGCGATACACCGGCACAGGAGTTCTACCTCAAGGGTGGCTTTTACATCAGCCCCAAGATGATCCTCATGTCGCGACGCTACTGAGCGGGGATTGGGAGATCTCGATCAGCGCTCCTTGCTCGATCCCTTCCGCGACGAGCAGGCCCGGTCCATAGAAGCGGCGGCTGTCGCCATCGCTCAGGTGATGATCATCCGGCGAACCTTCGAAGGTCACCCAAAGGTGGCCGCTGGTCACACGGATCCGAAACACCTCGTTTTCGAGGATCTGGCGGGAGAAGATCTGCCTGCGCCCGATCTGCGTACGAGTCCAGCTTTCACGGCGTGCCTGGGACGCCGTTTGCGACATGTAATTCATGGCAGTGGCGTTGGCATTCATGAGCGATAGCGGGGCTTCCGCTGCGATGGACGGACCGAACGTGAGATGGGAAGCTCCGGTGGAAGCTTCAGTTGGGCCGGCTGTTTCCAAACTTCGAGGACATGATCGCGAACCGCAGCGATTGCAGGATCGTTCTCGTTTGAGGCAAGGTATCCAATGCTCAGCGGCACGGAGGCCCGGAAATGAGGCAGAGGGATGACGCTTCCTTCATAGCCGTTCAGCGCGATCTGATCGACCGAGGTGATGGTCAGGCCGAGGCCTTCATGAACCAGGTTCAGGACTGTAAGGCACTCGTTGACTTGAAAGCGGCGTGAAAGCTGGAGTCCTTGTTCCTGGCTGATCTGCTGGATGATGCGGCAGTATGAGCATCCGGGAGAGGTGAAGATCCATGGCTTGCCTTCGAGGAGCTTCCAGTCCGGCTTCGACAATTCATCGGCCCAAGCCGCTGGCGCGGCGATGCACAGCTCGATGTGATCAAGCTGATGACAGGTAATCTTGGAAGATTCGCAGGGGCCTTCGAAGAAGCCGATAGAGATCGAACCTTCCTCGATCCCCTGGAGCACAACTCCGCTGCTGCCATTCACCAACTCGTATGAGAGATCGGGATGGTTGGTGGTGAGGGTGCGGAGGATCTCCACGAGACGGAGAATTTCCGGCCGGTTGTTGATTCCGAAGATCAGCTCTCCCGAGACGGACCCGCGCAGGCTGTCGGCGCTGTGCTTGAAGTCGCGCGCGGCATCGACAATGCGCCGGGCCTGTTGCTCGAGGGCTTCACCGGCACGGGTGAGCTTCATGCCCTTGGTGCCGCGATCGAAAAGACGCACGCCGAGTTCATCCTCCAGCGACTTGATCTGGGAACTCACCGCGGGCTGGCTGGTGAAAAGCTTCTCCGCCGCGCGCGTGAGATTTTGTTCCTCGGCGACGGCGAGAAAGGAGCGAAGCTGATAAAGTTCCATGGCGATGCGGCAGGCGGTTGAGCTGCCATCATCATTCACCGTGATCGCCGATCCGGCCAATCGGATCTTTCGATGGAGATGATCGGCGAGGTAAATGACGCTTTATTTCGCTGGTTCTGAAGCCCTCCGGAGCATCCCGGGGCCCATTGTCGCGAGCATGAGGGCAAAAACCACCACCACGCCGAAGGCACCCGGGAGGCCCACCCAGTGACTGATCGCACCAATCGCGGGCGGTCCGGCGAGGAAGCCGAAGTAGCCGATCAGGGAAACCATGGCGACGCCTTGGCCTACGCTCTCCTCGTGCGCACGGCCACCGGCGCCGAGAAGGACGGGAACGAGATTCGCCAGACCGAGGCCCGCGAAACCGAGGCCGAGGAAGGTGATCGGCCAATCGCGGATCAGGATGATCAGCAGCATGCCGAGGAAGGTCAGGACGCCACTGGCACGCAGCACCGCGAGGCCGCCGTGGCGGGCTGTCACACGGTCACCCAGAAAGCGACCGATGGCCATGGAAAGCGAGAAGACGCCGTAGGCAATGGGGGCAAGCCATTCTTCCGCACCTGCGATAGTACGGCTGTAGACGGCGCTCCAGTCCATCATCACCCCTTCGGAGAAAAGCGCGAGGAAGGCCAATGCACCGACGCGAAGAATCCGGCCGTTCGGAAGCTTGAAGCCAGGCTTGCGCTTCAAGGGCGAAGCATCGCCCCCGGCGAGATTTCCCATCGCAGCGAAGGAGATCGCGATCAGAGCGGCGGAAATGGAAAGAGCAATGGTGGTTCCCGGAATCCCTTGGCGAAGAGCAAGGCCGACGAGCAGGGCGGCGATCAAACCACCGAAGCTCCACAGGGCTTGAAAGCTACCCATGATCGGCTTGCGACCTGCATTTTCGATCGTGATCGCTTGAGAATTCACCGAAACATCGAGCGAGCCCTTGAAGGCACCGAAGATCACGCCCGCTGCGAGCAGCCAGCCGAAGCTCGGCGCGATGGCGATGAGGGCCAGCGCGATGCAGTAGCCGGGTGCGAGCAGGGAGAGCATGAAGCGGCTGCCCTTGCGCGAGAGGGCTCGTCCGACAAGCGACATCGAGATCAGTGCGCCCGCCACGATGGAGA
This portion of the Luteolibacter luteus genome encodes:
- a CDS encoding cation:proton antiporter, which gives rise to MHDLDLILTFTGGLGAALFLGYLSHRMGLSPIVGYLLAGIVVSPHTPGFVADRHLAEQMAHIGVILLMFGVGLHFHFKELLAVKRIAVPGAIVQSAVATLLSMLLMRAFGWSWTQGAVFGMAIAVASTVVLTRILVDNNHLHTPTGHIAIGWLVVEDIFTVFVLVLLPAIFGGGESSSGGAGIAMALLWTTLKIGALVAFTFLFGGWAIPRLLTRIARTGSRELFTLTILVLALGIAVGSAKLFGVSMELGAFLAGMVVGRSEFSNRAAIDALPMKDAFAVLFFVSVGMLFDFRSLLETPWLAAATLGIVIIGKPLAAIFITILLRYPLRTALSVGAVLSQIGEFSFIVATIGAQYGVVSAEAFNALVATAILSITLSPLFYRAVGPIERWVAARPKLWKLLNRVEVSEEGSPSGDPHGLTRRAVVIGYGPVGRTLARLLKDNGFVPVIVEMNVDTVQTLKAEGEQAFYGDASHPETLKTAGVGNADILILSASSVSMGSEVIQEARRLNPSIRVLARTAYLQEADQLLEAGADEVFSGEGEVALSMTENILRGFGATGEQLDRENERVRREFFPHREPAAG
- a CDS encoding SRPBCC family protein, with the protein product MTHIYPFQRETVFNAWLDPGKVGKWMFGPPLREETIVRMGLEARVGGHFSFVVNREGKDFDHVGEYLEIESPQLLAFTWGIKGMSEDPESRVRVEIVPTTGGCELSLQHQIPAEWAEFVNRTKEGWTKMLASLEKTLAREGKA
- a CDS encoding GNAT family N-acetyltransferase; amino-acid sequence: MIERLVIRGLRESDAIPPITKLLHEAYAPLAAMGLRYTATYQDDEVTLRRLTRGVAFVGELDEQIVATVTLYPDGVEDGPCEWYRRMGVHYFGQFAVKPDLQRQGLGRRFVQLMEVEAAKRGAEELALDTAEPAHHLREWYERLGYREVELVQWGSTNYRSVILSKSLAPCP
- a CDS encoding GNAT family N-acetyltransferase translates to MPVTIRPAVPADLTDCALFFTEVFNAPPWDEQWTKESSWQRLSDCMHTPNFLGLIAEDGAEIVAMAFGYSQRYQEELHYNLLEFCVANERQGEGIGSELLAELHSRLLEAGVARVCTLTARDTPAQEFYLKGGFYISPKMILMSRRY
- a CDS encoding DUF2917 domain-containing protein, coding for MNANATAMNYMSQTASQARRESWTRTQIGRRQIFSRQILENEVFRIRVTSGHLWVTFEGSPDDHHLSDGDSRRFYGPGLLVAEGIEQGALIEISQSPLSSVAT
- a CDS encoding LysR family transcriptional regulator, with product MAGSAITVNDDGSSTACRIAMELYQLRSFLAVAEEQNLTRAAEKLFTSQPAVSSQIKSLEDELGVRLFDRGTKGMKLTRAGEALEQQARRIVDAARDFKHSADSLRGSVSGELIFGINNRPEILRLVEILRTLTTNHPDLSYELVNGSSGVVLQGIEEGSISIGFFEGPCESSKITCHQLDHIELCIAAPAAWADELSKPDWKLLEGKPWIFTSPGCSYCRIIQQISQEQGLQLSRRFQVNECLTVLNLVHEGLGLTITSVDQIALNGYEGSVIPLPHFRASVPLSIGYLASNENDPAIAAVRDHVLEVWKQPAQLKLPPELPISRSVRPSQRKPRYRS
- a CDS encoding MFS transporter; this translates as MNHEATCTTVAELPPREHSRARLSASLLFLVDGVGFGTWAALIPSIKTKFGLAESGLSIVLLSIVAGALISMSLVGRALSRKGSRFMLSLLAPGYCIALALIAIAPSFGWLLAAGVIFGAFKGSLDVSVNSQAITIENAGRKPIMGSFQALWSFGGLIAALLVGLALRQGIPGTTIALSISAALIAISFAAMGNLAGGDASPLKRKPGFKLPNGRILRVGALAFLALFSEGVMMDWSAVYSRTIAGAEEWLAPIAYGVFSLSMAIGRFLGDRVTARHGGLAVLRASGVLTFLGMLLIILIRDWPITFLGLGFAGLGLANLVPVLLGAGGRAHEESVGQGVAMVSLIGYFGFLAGPPAIGAISHWVGLPGAFGVVVVFALMLATMGPGMLRRASEPAK